The following are encoded together in the Misgurnus anguillicaudatus chromosome 14, ASM2758022v2, whole genome shotgun sequence genome:
- the tmem183a gene encoding transmembrane protein 183A isoform X1 translates to MPKKGNRKRLKFKADDVCSESVTVADYANADPAIVKSGRVKKAVVNAIEKEVKLLCGLEASQGPVQEVLSSAGGVSNAAPGSSDELDSEEGDEVKGSRKKKNKRRKEDSESTDGGEYPIDIWLVLAAYIRPEDVCRFALICKNAWTATCTAAFWTRLYKRHYNIDADLPDRLQPDSMAKMHCLRARVICSLFHLYEPFSLRVSKNPPFPESTPTTLLNSKCLLFWVNKVPGSRSEPMWEFNFKFVKLPTRTKNGCDPGLPLPRQYKDVHTNPDSDCYLLRVTTLNFIFTSVVMGMTLTLFTINVSTDMRHHRVRLEFQDSPVIRGKKLRGEQGVQVVLDPVHSVRLMDWWHPQYPMSLYN, encoded by the exons ATGCCCAAGAAAGGGAACCGAAAACGGCTGAAATTTAAAGCCGATGATGTTTGCTCGGAGTCAGTAA CTGTGGCTGACTATGCCAACGCCGACCCTGCCATCGTGAAGTCGGGAAGAGTTAAAAAGGCTGTTGTTAATGCAATTGAAAAAGAAG TGAAATTACTCTGTGGTCTCGAGGCATCCCAGGGTCCTGTGCAGGAGGTGCTGTCCTCTGCTGGTGGTGTGAGCAATGCAGCCCCTGGGAGCAGTGATGAACTGGACTCAGAGGAAGGGGATGAAGTCAAAGGGTCCcgcaaaaagaaaaacaaaaggcGTAAAG AAGATAGTGAGAGCACAGATGGTGGAGAATATCCTATTGATATTTGGCTTGTGCTTGCCGCATACATTCGGCCAGAGGATGTTTGCAGATTTGCTCTAATCTGCAAGAATGCTTGGACCGCCACGTGCACAGCTGCATTTTGGACACGACTTTACAAAAG GCACTATAATATTGATGCAGACCTCCCTGATCGACTACAGCCTGATTCTATGGCAAAAATGCATTGTCTTCGCGCCCGTGTGATTTGTTCGCTGTTTCACCTATATGAACCGTTTAGCTTGCGGGTGTCCAAAAACCCTCCTTTTCCAGAATCCACACCTACGACACTGCTGAATTCCAAG TGTTTGTTGTTTTGGGTCAACAAAGTCCCTGGAAGTAGATCGGAGCCAATGTGGGaatttaacttcaaatttgtcAAGCTG ccAACTAGGACCAAAAACGGATGTGACCCTGGTCTTCCGCTGCCCAGGCAGTATAAAGATGTTCACACTAATCCAGACTCTGACTGTTATCTTCTGCGAGTCACCACACTAAATTTCATTTTCACTTCTGTTGTTATGGGCATGACATTAACCTTG ttCACTATTAATGTGAGTACAGACATGAGGCATCACCGAGTACGCCTGGAGTTCCAGGATTCACCAGTTATTCGTGGGAAGAAGCTGAGGGGTGAGCAGGGGGTGCAGGTAGTGCTAGACCCTGTCCACAGTGTGCGCCTCATGGACTGGTGGCATCCTCAGTACCCTATGTCTTTATATAATTAG
- the tmem183a gene encoding transmembrane protein 183A isoform X2, translating to MKLLCGLEASQGPVQEVLSSAGGVSNAAPGSSDELDSEEGDEVKGSRKKKNKRRKEDSESTDGGEYPIDIWLVLAAYIRPEDVCRFALICKNAWTATCTAAFWTRLYKRHYNIDADLPDRLQPDSMAKMHCLRARVICSLFHLYEPFSLRVSKNPPFPESTPTTLLNSKCLLFWVNKVPGSRSEPMWEFNFKFVKLPTRTKNGCDPGLPLPRQYKDVHTNPDSDCYLLRVTTLNFIFTSVVMGMTLTLFTINVSTDMRHHRVRLEFQDSPVIRGKKLRGEQGVQVVLDPVHSVRLMDWWHPQYPMSLYN from the exons A TGAAATTACTCTGTGGTCTCGAGGCATCCCAGGGTCCTGTGCAGGAGGTGCTGTCCTCTGCTGGTGGTGTGAGCAATGCAGCCCCTGGGAGCAGTGATGAACTGGACTCAGAGGAAGGGGATGAAGTCAAAGGGTCCcgcaaaaagaaaaacaaaaggcGTAAAG AAGATAGTGAGAGCACAGATGGTGGAGAATATCCTATTGATATTTGGCTTGTGCTTGCCGCATACATTCGGCCAGAGGATGTTTGCAGATTTGCTCTAATCTGCAAGAATGCTTGGACCGCCACGTGCACAGCTGCATTTTGGACACGACTTTACAAAAG GCACTATAATATTGATGCAGACCTCCCTGATCGACTACAGCCTGATTCTATGGCAAAAATGCATTGTCTTCGCGCCCGTGTGATTTGTTCGCTGTTTCACCTATATGAACCGTTTAGCTTGCGGGTGTCCAAAAACCCTCCTTTTCCAGAATCCACACCTACGACACTGCTGAATTCCAAG TGTTTGTTGTTTTGGGTCAACAAAGTCCCTGGAAGTAGATCGGAGCCAATGTGGGaatttaacttcaaatttgtcAAGCTG ccAACTAGGACCAAAAACGGATGTGACCCTGGTCTTCCGCTGCCCAGGCAGTATAAAGATGTTCACACTAATCCAGACTCTGACTGTTATCTTCTGCGAGTCACCACACTAAATTTCATTTTCACTTCTGTTGTTATGGGCATGACATTAACCTTG ttCACTATTAATGTGAGTACAGACATGAGGCATCACCGAGTACGCCTGGAGTTCCAGGATTCACCAGTTATTCGTGGGAAGAAGCTGAGGGGTGAGCAGGGGGTGCAGGTAGTGCTAGACCCTGTCCACAGTGTGCGCCTCATGGACTGGTGGCATCCTCAGTACCCTATGTCTTTATATAATTAG